Proteins found in one Miscanthus floridulus cultivar M001 chromosome 4, ASM1932011v1, whole genome shotgun sequence genomic segment:
- the LOC136551113 gene encoding UDP-glycosyltransferase 91C1-like — protein MAQKTQQEGGAAGASPPHLHVVVFPWLAFGHMIPFLELSKRLARRGHAVTFVSTLRNAARLGAVPPELSACLRVVALGLPDVEGLPDGAESTADVPPEKVGLLKKAFDGLAAPFAHLVALACADADAGGGGSGSGDAVGVGFSRKPDFIVLDFAQNWIWPIAEEHEIACAIFLILPASILAFLGPRHENEAHPRTTTEDYMVQPPWIPFPTTMAHRRHEAEAIAAVFRQNASGVSDMDRFYEMQRPCCRLIVLRSCPEAEPRLFPLLTDLLAKPVVPSGLLLPDEVADDDDAGPGGDGDQSFSDVMRWLDEQPARSVIYVALGSEAPVTADHVRELALGLERSGARFLWAVRRPAGHPSGGALPLLPDGFEARVAGRGVARAGWVPQVRVLAHAAVGAFLTHCGWGSTVESLFRFGLPLVMLPFVADQGLIARAMAAHGVGVEVPRDEHDGSFRGDDVAATVRRVIAEEEGRELARNARQMQKVVGDRAKQEQYVDELVDYLRRYK, from the exons ATGGCCCAAAAAACCCAACAGGAAggcggcgccgccggcgcgtCTCCTCCTCATCTCCACGTCGTGGTGTTCCCATGGCTGGCGTTCGGCCACATGATCCCGTTCCTCGAGCTCTCCAAGCGCCTGGCGCGGCGTGGCCACGCCGTCACCTTCGTGTCCACGCTGAGGAACGCCGCCAGGCTGGGCGCCGTCCCGCCGGAGCTGTCTGCGTGCCTCCGCGTCGTCGCGCTGGGCCTCCCGGACGTCGAGGGCCTCCCGGACGGCGCCGAGTCCACCGCCGACGTCCCGCCCGAGAAGGTCGGCCTGCTCAAGAAGGCCTTCGACGGCCTCGCCGCGCCGTTCGCCCACCTCGTCGCGCTGGCctgcgccgacgccgacgccggcggcggcggtagtGGCAGTGGCGACGCTGTTGGGGTTGGGTTCTCGAGGAAGCCCGACTTTATCGTCCTCGACTTCGCGCAGAACTGGATCTGGCCAATCGCCGAGGAACACGAG ATCGCGTGCGCCATCTTCCTCATCCTGCCGGCGTCGATCTTGGCGTTCCTGGGCCCGCGGCATGAGAACGAGGCGCACCCACGGACGACGACTGAGGACTACATGGTGCAACCACCGTGGATCCCGTTCCCCACCACCATGGCGCACCGGCGGCACGAGGCGGAGGCCATCGCCGCCGTGTTCCGGCAGAACGCCTCCGGCGTGTCGGACATGGACCGCTTCTACGAGATGCAGCGCCCGTGCTGCCGCCTCATCGTGCTCCGCAGCTGCCCCGAGGCGGAGCCGCGGCTGTTCCCGCTCCTGACGGACCTCCTCGCCAAGCCCGTCGTCCCCTCCGGCCTCCTCCTGCCCGACGAGGTGGCCGACGACGATGACGCCGGCCCGGGCGGCGACGGCGACCAGTCGTTCTCGGACGTCATGCGGTGGCTGGACGAGCAGCCGGCGCGGTCGGTCATCTACGTGGCGCTCGGGAGCGAGGCGCCGGTGACAGCGGACCACGTGCGGGAGCTGGCGCTGGGGCTGGAGCGCTCCGGCGCGCGCTTCCTCTGGGCGGTCCGTCGCCCCGCCGGCCACCCCTCCGGCGGCGCGCTGCCGCTACTCCCGGACGGGTTCGAGGCCCGCGTGGCGGGGCGCGGGGTGGCGCGCGCCGGGTGGGTGCCGCAGGTGCGCGTGCTGGCGCACGCCGCCGTGGGCGCGTTCCTCACGCACTGCGGCTGGGGCTCCACCGTGGAGAGCCTCTTCCGGTTCGGCCTGCCGCTCGTGATGCTGCCGTTCGTCGCCGACCAGGGCCTCATCGCGcgcgccatggcggcgcacggcgtcGGCGTCGAGGTGCCCAGGGACGAGCACGACGGGTCGTTCCGCGGGGACGACGTCGCGGCGACGGTGCGGCGGGTGATCGCGGAGGAAGAGGGTCGGGAGCTCGCGCGCAATGCCAGGCAGATGCAGAAGGTAGTCGGCGACAGGGCAAAACAAGAGCAGTACGTGGATGAGCTTGTGGACTATTTGCGGCGCTACAAATAA